Below is a genomic region from Bacillota bacterium.
ACGTTGATCTTAGTTACCCCCAGGGCGATGACCCGCTTGATGACGGATTCCGGCAGGTCAGAGCCGCCGTGGAGCACCAGGGGAACGTCTACCTGGGAGCGAATCGCCTGGAGCCGATCAAAATCGATTCGGGGAGTTCCCTTGTACAGGCCGTGGGCGGTGCCGATGGCGGGAGCAAAGATGTCGATTCCCGTCCTTTCGATAAAGTCTCGGGCTTGCTCTGGATCAGTGAGGACAGCCTGATCCTCCCTCACGGAGATGTCGTCTTCCTTGCCGCCGACGATGCCCAGCTCTCCTTCCACGGAGACTCCGTAGTGGCGAGCGGCTTCCACTACCCTCCGAGTAAGGGCGACATTCTCCTCGTAGGGAAGGGCCGAGCCGTCGATCATCACCGAGGTGAAGCCCTTGCGCATACAGTCTAGGGCCAGTGCATAGCTGCGGCCGTGGTCTAACTGAAGGGCGATGGGGAGGTCGGTGAGTTTGGCCGCGGCATGGACGATACCGCTGATATAGGCTGGATCGGCATGGGTGAGGGCACTTTGGGAGGCCTGGAGAATTACCGGTGCCTTGAGGGCCTCTGCCGCCCAAACCACCGCTTGGACGTCCTCGAGGTTATGGACATTAAAGGCGCCGATGGCCCAGCCTTGGGGCTGGGGGGTCAGTAGTTCCTTGACGGTCACTAGGGGCATGATCCAGTCCTCCTGTCGGTGTCTTTTGTGTACTAGAAAAATTCTGACGCTTTCGTCAACCATACTCTACCACGGTTGGATGTTGCTGGCAATATGCATACCACGACAGCTTTCCTTCCTCGGTGGGTGTAGGACCTGAGGGCTAGGGAGTGAGCCTTGAGGCAAGGGAAAAGGAGAGGAGGATATCCATGGGAAAACTGCGGGTACTGGCCGCCGGTGAGCTTAATCCCGATCTGATCCTGTCTCAGGTACAGGGATTGCCGGAGTTTGGGCAGGAGCGGGTGGCCGGGGTCTTTGAAATGCATCTGGGCAGTTCCACCGCAATTTTCGCGGCCCAGCTGAGCCGTTTGGGAGCGGAGGTCTCTTTAGTGGCTCGCATCGGCGGGGATACCTTGGGAGAGTTTTGCCGGGAACGGCTGCAGGAAATTGGGGTTGACACCAGTTTACTCATTGAAGACAGGGAAAGTGGTACTGGGGTGACGGTGTCCCTGAGCTATCCCCAGGATCGGATGCTGATTACTTATCTTGGGTGCATCAGCCGCTTGCAGGAAAGTGACGTCACCGATGAGATGCTGGACGGATATGATCATATGCACATCAGCTCCTATTACCTGCAAACCAGTTTGCAAAGGGGGATTACTCGCCTATTGCAGCGGGCAAAGGAGCGGGGACTAACCATCTCCTTGGACACCGGAGATGATCCCGCGGGGAAGTTTGAGGCCAATATTCTAGAGGTGCTTCCCTTAGTGGACTACTTTCTTCCCAATGAAAGGGAGCTGATAGCCATCACCAAGACCTCGGATTATCGCAGGGGTCTAGAAAGCTTGAAGGATAGGGTACCCACTATTGCAGTGAAATTAGGCAGCAAGGGAGCGGCCCTGCAGCAGGGAGATGAGTTTATCTACGTTCCCGGCTTTACTATTGAAGTGGCCGATACCACGGGAGCCGGGGATTCCTTTGACGCCGGGTTTATCTTTGCTCGCTTAAATGGGTTGTCCCTGCGGGAAGCCCTGGTCTGGGGTAATGCCTGTGGAGCCCTGTGTGCTGCCAACATCGGCGGGGCCTCGGGTTTTGACAGTGCCGAGGCGGTGCGGGAATTTATTGCCAAGGAGGCTGGGAAATGTACTTAATTGAAGGGGAAATTTATAACCAGTATGACGCGCTGCGCTGTACATATGATTATCTGCGGGATCAGGCCGATGCAATCCGGGACTTCTATGCCAGCTATGCGCCTAGGAGTATCACCTTCATCGGCTGTGGTTCCGGTTACTGTCTGTGTCGGTCTGGAGCCGTCTCCGCCAGCCTGCGCTTGGGGATTCCAGGCTACGGTATGGCTGCGGGGGACCTGCTGATTAACTTCGATCAGTACAGGAATATGATCGAAGGCACCTTGTTGGTGGCCCCTTCCCGTTCTGGAGGAACCAGTGAAGTGGTGATGGCGGTGGAGAAGGCCAAGGCCTTGGGGGTAAAGACCCTGGGGATCGCGGCCAAGGAAGGATCGCCTTTGGGGGAAATAGCAGATTTGTGCCTGGAGATTCCCTGGGCCTTTGACGAAAGTGTCTGCCAGACGAGAACGGTGACTAACCTTTATACCGCTAACTTGATGCTCTTGGGGATTATCGCCGAGGACGATGGGTTGCTCTCGGAGATTAACAGCGCCATCACCGTTGGTAACGAGTATATGGAAAAGTACACTCCCTTAGCCAAGGAGATAGCTGCCCAGGATTGGACTAAAGCCGTTGTCCTTGCCGACTCTGAGCTGGAGGGCATCGCCGACGAAGCAGCCATTGCCGTGACGGAGATCGCGCAACTGCCGGGAACCTATCACCATGTGCTGGATGTCCGGCACGGTCCCATGGTTTTGGTGGATGACAGTACATTGGTCATCATGTTCTGCTCCCCGGCGGAGATCACCCAACAAAGGAGACTGGTTGCGGATCTTCGGGGACGGGGTGCTAAGGTGGTGACCATTAGCGCTCAAGAGGACAATCTCTGGGACGCCAATTGGTCCGTCACCATTCCCAGCTACCACAACTTCGCGGTGAACGGCATACCCTTTATCTTCATTCCCCAGGCCATTTCCTATTACAAAGCCCTGGAACGGGGCGTCGATCCCGATCGCCCGTCGGGTCTGGAACCTTGGATCAAGCTGGGGTAGTTCGTTAGATAGTAAGGGGGATATAAGGGAGGAAGCCCGTTATGTGTCTTAACGGGCTTCCTCCCTTTGGTATATCAAGGGTTCCTTGGACTCTAGATCACTTTGTAGGTATTGCGATCGGTCTGCTTGGCTTGATACATCGCCTCCTGCACCAATTCCACTGCCGGGGTGGATTCCTTGATGTCCGTGGGGATCTTGGCGATGCCGACGCTGGCGGAGAAGGTGAAGGTGGTGTCATTCCAGGTGACGGGATCGTCGGAGTGGGATAGGATCTTCTGGGCGATGGCTTCGGCGCTGGCTAGATCCTCCCTTTCGGTGATGACGATGAACTCGTCGGCACTGATCCGGAAGAAGGCAGTGCCTGGGGAAACGCTTCTTTCGATGCGAGCTGCCGTTTCTGCGATGGCCACATCCCCTGCTCCCCGGCCCAGCTCTTCATTAATTCGCATCAGATTGTCGATATCCACATCAAGAATGTAGGTTCCCTTGGCAGCAACGATCCGTTGACTCAGCTCCGTTAGGTCATACTTGGGTATTGGTGTCATCTTACCGTCCCCTTTCCTTGGATGTTTCAGGATGATCCTGGGATACAGCTCAGTGAACCGGTTGGCCTGGCGAAAGGCCGAGGGAGAGACGAGAAATTGCTTCCGAAAGGCTCGAGAGAAACTCTCTACACTACCGTACTGGTATTTGAAGGCCAAATCAGTGATGGTAATGTCAGAGTGGACCAGTTCGTGGGCGGCACTGCAGAGTCGACGTTTGGTCATGTATTCCCGCAACGGACAGCCAAAGACCCGGGAGAACATGCGGTGCAGGTGAGACAGGGATATGTAGGCCTCACTGGCAATGTCCTCAAGGGAAATGGGATTGGTAAGGTTGGCTTCGATGTATTCGATTGCCAGGATTAAGCTGAGAAAGCTTTGCACAGCAGTCCCTCCTTCCTCCCTTTGCCGGTTTGTCCAATTAAATACTATCATCATCGGTTACCAAATACTTGATTTTGTCTATCATTTCGGCATCGGGACAGCGCAGAAGGCAGTCAAGGGTAGGGAACTTCACCTTCTCGATTCCGCAGGGTAATTTCTGTCCCCGGCGAAGACAAGGGATAAATACCAATTCTTCTGCGCAAAGGGGATGCCACATGATGTCGCGTAAAGACTGGCCCGTTAGTCTTTCTTCTTCCTTAAGTGGTTCCATGGAGTCAATCCTGGCTGAGTATCAAGCCGCGGGGATCCGCTATATGGAGCTGACCTCCTCCAGCCACCGCTACTTTGAGGAGGAACTGGACTTTTTTCGCCGCTCCAAGGAGATTGCAGCCTTGGCTAGAGAGTACGGTGTAACTATCCGTTCGATACATATTCCCTTTTCTGAGAAGGACACCTACGACAACAGTTCTCCCGATCCAAGGGTACGGGACAATTCCGTCCGCTATTGTGCTAAGCTTCTCGGGGCTGCCGCCGAGGCGGGGATTAAAATCGCGGTTATCCATCCCTCCAACGAGCCCTACCGGGAAGAGGAGCGGGAAATTAGAATTACCTCTGCCATCGATACTCTGTCACGGATTACTGCCATCGCCGATGCCCTGGGAATGACCTTGGCCGTGGAAAACCTACCTCGCACCTGTATCTGCCGTACCAGTGATGAGATGCTCCGCATCCTAGAGGCGATACCCAACCTGCGGGTTTGCTTTGATACCAACCACAGCCTGATCGAATCCAATGTGGAGTACATCCGGGCCGTAGGCGATAAAATCGTTACCTTACATGTCTCTGACTACGACTTTATCGATGAGCGGCACCTGCTCCCGGGAGAAGGTCTCATCGATTGGGAAGAGCTAATTTCCGCCCTGGAGGAAGTGGGTTATTCTGGGACCTTTAACTACGAGCTGGCCGATCGCGAGACCTCAACGCCGGAGCATGTGGCGGCCAACTACAAGAAGCTCATGGGATTATGACAATATGAAGGATAAAGGAGAATGAAGATGAAGGGGACCTTGCAAGAACTGGCCCAGGAGAAGATTATCATCGTGGCGCACCGGGGAGTATTTGGCGGTAATATTCCCTGCAATAACCTTGCTGCCTATGACATTGCCCTTAAGCACGGCGCGGATATGATTGAAATCGATGTGACGAAAAGCGCCGACGATGAACTTTTTATCTTTCACCCTAAGATGGAGCGGGCCCATCTCAACGGGGATGTTGATATCCGCACCATGACGGCAGCGGAGATCAAGAAGCTGCGGTACGTCAACATCGACGACACTCCAACGGATATTGGACTCAACACCCTGGATGAGGTCTTTGAACACTTCAAGGGACGCTGCTTCATTAATGTGGATAAGTTCTGGGACTGTCCCGAGCTGATCATCGAGAAGATTAAAAGGCACAACATCCAGGATCAGATTCTGCTTAAATCCTCGCCAAAACCGGAAATCCTAGACATGGTGGAGGACTACGCTCCCGATATTCCCTTTATGCCGATTATCAGCGAGGATCAGGGTATTCACGAATATCTGCAAAGGAGAAATATCAATTATATCGGTTCAGAATTACTCTTTACCACCGAGGACTCCGAAGTGGCCTCGGAAGAGTACATCGCTATGCTTCATCGGGACGGCAAGCTGGCCTGGTCCAACGCCATCGTCTATGACTACAAAGCAGTGTTGGCGGCCGGGCACTCCGACGATGAGTCCCTGATTAACGATCCCGCCAACGGCTGGGGATGGCTGGCGGACCGCAACTTCGACTTCATCCAAACGGACTGGGTACTGGCCTGTGTCCAATACCTCAAGGAAACCGGCAGACTGTATCGCCGCTAGCAACAACTTTGCCCACTTCTAGGCTGGGATTTCCTCCTGAGTCCAAGCCCCAAGGAAGTGGGCTTTACTGTTGTTACCAACATCGGGTATCAAGTGATGGCATCTCAACATTGCAAGGACTTTATCAAGACTTGGGAGGATGACAACATGATCCGAATTGATCCTAAGCCTATGTATGAACTGTCCCCGTACTTGTTTATGCAGTTCATGGAGCCGTTGGGCACCACGGATTCCTCTGTTGAGGCCGCTTGGGACTTTCAACGAGACCAATGGAAGCCGGAGTTTATTGAAGTAATCAAAGAGCTGTCCCCATCAATGATTCGCTGGGGCGGCATTCTCACCAGTTTCTGGAAGTGGCGGGAGGGAATTGGCCCAAGAGACCGGCGGATTCCCATGATCAACTACCTCTGGGGTGGTCTGGAGAGCAACCAGGTGGGACTCCATGAGTACATGGATTTCTGTGAGCAAGTAGGTGCAGAGCCCCTGCTGGGCGTAAACTTCTCCGCGGATGGTCGTCCCGAGTATATCAACACCGTTCGAGGAGAGAACAGAGCCGGTACCCCCGAGGAAGCTGCGGCCTTAGTTCGCTACTGCAACGACCCCGATGATGACCTGCGCAAAGTCAACGGCAAGAGCGAGCCTTGGGGGATTCGCTTCTGGCAAGTGGGGAACGAAACCTCCTATCCCAAGGCGGGCCATCGCTTTACCAGTGAGGAAAGTGCTAAGGAGTTTGTGAAGTACGCTAAGGCGATGCGGCAGGTGGATCCTGAGATTAAGTTAATTGGGTGGGGATGTAAAGAAGGAAATCGGGATGCCTGGTGGGCCCCGGAGCTTTTGGATATTGCCGGTGATCAGGTGGACTATGTGGCAGCCCATATGATGTGCCAGGGTCCGCGACGGGAGGATACCATTCTTACGGGAATGGAGTACATGAAGGATCGGGATCGGGCCTGGGCAGAGCTGTTGGAAATCTACGATATCCTTGAGCCCCGGCTCTTGGAGCTGGAAGCCATCATTGAAGAGAAGGGCTCCGACGCCAAGATTGCCATCACCGAGGGGCATCTATCCCTGAAGCCTCACAACACCTGTTTCCTACTCCATGAGTGGCTCGCGGGATTGTACCATGCTAAGGTGCTCAATCTCTATCAACGCCACGGCGACATGGTGAAAATCGCCACCTTGGCAGACTTCTTCGGAAACCGCTGGACCGTCAATGCTGTGATGCTGGGCAGTCCCATGCAGCGGATGTACCTGATGCCCGTGGGGATTATCTGTACCTTCTATAGAAAACATATCGGAGAATACGGAGTCGCGGTACCCAGCGACTTAAAGGGTCTGGATATGGCCATCAGCAGAACCGATAACCGGCTGTATCTCCATGTGATCAATGGGGATCTCCATCGGGCCAATACCGTGGATATCAGTATCGAGGGTCATGAAGTAGTCGGCGGCTGCGCCTATACCATCGCTCCTGGAATTGACGCCTATGTCGATTCTGAAAGAAGAGACACCTTCGCTCCAGAAGAGACAAGGGTCAACCCAGGAGACCTGATAAACTGGACCTTCCCCGGGGCGTCGGTCACAGTTCTGGAGCTAGAGATCAAGCCAAAGGAATGAAAATAAACTAACGCCACGGCCTAGGGCACTAGCCTAGGTGCCGGCCTTTCCTTGAAGAAAGATACATCAGATGCCAATCACTGGGGCAAAGGATGGATGCTAACACAGCATCCATTCCTTTGCCCTTTTCCTTTGGAGCGAGAAAGGGACACAGAGTGGCAACTCAACTAGCCATGGGGGGCTCCTTTGGGCTGGTCGAGATTTACGATGAGTTCTCAGGAGTGTAAAGGAGCTTGCTGCAATAGAACGAAAGAGGATGCGTGATCTAGGGTACACAGCTAAGATGCGGAGGGGATCGGAAAATGAAATGGGTAGAGGATGCTCGGGAAATCGATGTCAAGGCTGAGTATGACGTGATTGTCTGTGGAGGCGGGCCAGCCGGGGTAAGTGCGGCAGTCTCTGCTGCCAGACAGGGAGCCCGGACTTTGCTTTTGGAGGTCGGCGGATGCCTCGGGGGGATCTGGACTCAAGGAATGGCCGGGTTGGTCTTGGATGTTGAGGGGAAGGGTGGGCTGCTGCGGGAGATCAAAGGAAAGCTAGCCGAAAGGAATGCGATTTTACCTAAACCCCGCACTCATCCCCATAACTTCTTAATTGCCGGCGAAGCGATGAAACTGCTCCTTGAGGAGTTGTGCCTGGAAGCTGACGTTGATCTTTTGTATCATACTCGGGTTGTGCAGGCGATGATCGTCGATGGTCAGCTGAAAGGCGCCATCCTTGAGAACTGCGAAGGGCGCAGTGCTTATGCAGCCAAGATTTTGCTTGACTGTACCGGAAACGGGGAGTTTGCCGCTCGGGCAGGATGTGAGTGGGAATCCGGTCATCCCGTAAGTGGAAAGCTCCAGCCGGCAACGATGTTGGGCATTGTCACTGGAGTGCCGGAGGATGCCGCCGAGGTGATGAAGGGGAGGGTGTTTTACGAGTTCCTGCAGGAGTTGGGCTTTGAGCCCAGCAGCAAGGACAATGCGCCGAGCATCAACCAATTGCCCTATCCAGAGCTGTATATGTTCTCGGTTAACCACGAGTTTAATGTGAGATTCGACTCCGCCCAAAGTATTACCCAGGCAACTTTACGGGCCCGGAGGGAGCTCTGCGATGCCATCGAGGTTCTCCGGGAGCGGGTCGGTTGGAAGGACCTGCGCCTGGCGGCAACACCGTCTCTAATTGGACTTCGGGAAGGTAGGCGGATTAGGGGCAGGTACTATCTGTCCGTTGAGGATATCATAGCAGGACGCCGCTTTGTCGATGGGGTGTGTACCGTGCGGGCCGGCGTTGATGTTCACGCCCTGGATGCCAGCGCAACGGTAGGCGCGGGGACTGAAGGGATTAAGACTAAGCCCTATCATATTCCCTATCGCAGTCTGGTCTCAGCAGCCTTTGATAACCTGGGGATGGCCGGGCGGTGCATCAGTGGAGATTTCTACGCCCACTCCTCCTACCGGATGACGGGAAATGCAGTGCCTATGGGAGAGGCCATCGGCTATGCTGCTGCCGTGGCAGTCAGAACCCAAAGAACCTTAGCTGAACTAGACGGTTGTCGAGTCTCCGAGGAAATGAAAGCCCGGGGATATGCCATATAGACAGGGGGGCAAAGGAGCCTACCCCTATTGAGCGAAAGAGGATGAGTGACCAACGGAACACAGACAGGACGCGGAGGGTTCAAAGGATGAAGTGGCTGGAAGAAGCTCGGGAAATTGATATCAAAGCTGAATATGACGTGATTGTCTGTGGAGGAGGTCCGGCCGGCGTGAGTGCCGCGGTCTCTGCCGCCAGACAGGGAGCTCGCACTTTGCTTTTGGAGGTCGGCGGGTGTCTCGGTGGTATCTGGACTCAAGGAATGGCCGGGTTGGTACTCGATGTCGAGGGTAAAGGTGGACTGCTGCTGGAGATCAAAGGAAAGCTGGCGGAAAGGGGTGCGGTTCTACCCAAACCCCGCACTCATCCCCATAACTTCCTAATTGCCGGTGAGGCGATGAAGCTTCTCCTTGAAGAGTTGTGCCTGGAAGCTGACGTTGATCTTTTGTATCATACTCGGGTTGTGCAGGCGATGATCGCCGATGGTCAGCTCAAGGGTGTCATCGTTGAGAACTGTGAAGGTCGCAGTGCCTATGCAGCCAAAATTATGATTGACTGCACCGGGCACGGGGACTTTGCCGCTCGGGCAGGATGTGAGTGGGAAGCCGGTCATCCGGTAAGCGGGAAGCTGCAGCCCGCGACAATGTTGGCCATTGTCACTGGAGTGCCGGAGGATGCCGGGGACGTAATGCAGAAGCCGAAGTTCTATGAGTTCATGCGGGAGCTTGGCCTTGAGATCAGCAGTAAAAACAACGCGGCTAGTATCAACCAGCTGCCCTATCCAGAACTGTATATGTTCTCGGTGAACCATGAGTTTAATGTGAGATTCGACTCCGCCGAGAGCCTTACCCAGGCCACTTTACGGGCTCGGAAGGAGAACGGCGATGCCATCGATATTCTCCGGGAGCGGGCCGGTTGGAAAGACCTGCGCCTGGCGGCGACACCGTCCTTTATTGGACTTCGGGAAGGCCGGCGGATCAAGGGTAGGTACTACCTGTCCGTTGAGGATATCACGGAAGGACGGCGCTTTGAGGATGGAGTCTGTACAGTGAGATTTGGTGTTGACATTCACGCCCTAGATGCTGACTCCCAGCTAGGGTGTGACAATGAGGGCATTAAGGTTAAGCCCTATCATATTCCCTACCGCAGTCTGGTCTCGGCAGCCTTTGATAACCTGGGAATGGCCGGTCGGTGCATCAGCGGTGATTTCTATGCTCACGCGTCTTACAGGGTAACGGGAAATGCAGTACCTACGGGAGAAGCCATCGGATACGCTGCTGCCGTAGCAGCCAGTTCCCAGAAGACCCTAGCAGAGATAGACGGCAGCCTGGTCTCCTCGGAGATGAAGGCTAGGGGTTATGAAGTGTAGGGAAAATGAGAGTGGGCCGACACAGCGCTTGAACCACTAGTCGATTTTCCGGCTATTCCTGAAAGATACACACGTTAATGGCAATCACTGCGGCAAAGGATGGGTGAAAGGATATCAGATCAGAATCTCAGAGGCATATTGATACCGGGAAAACGAATCTACCCAGAACCTTAGAATCGCCGAGGATTGTTGAAGGTCTTGTCGCATTCCTGACAAAAATGGGATTATTTTATCTGGATGGTAAGATGAGCGAGAGCTCTGGTCGGAGGGAGGTTGCAACTAATGGGAACTCTGAGAGCTAGACAAGAATCATTGAATCGGAAATACCGTACTGGGCGGATAGGAGCGGAAGAGTTCATTGAAGCCTTGCTGAGAGATAACGAATTTGATCAGGAGCGGCGCCGGATTGTTAAGAGAGCTCGGAAAATAGTCGGCAAGAAGATTCCTAAGCATGCAGGCTATTCATCGAGCGCTATGCGTTAGATTAGGGGTAGTTACAGGTTTTCCAGCCAACCCTTCAAGTAA
It encodes:
- a CDS encoding diguanylate cyclase codes for the protein MQSFLSLILAIEYIEANLTNPISLEDIASEAYISLSHLHRMFSRVFGCPLREYMTKRRLCSAAHELVHSDITITDLAFKYQYGSVESFSRAFRKQFLVSPSAFRQANRFTELYPRIILKHPRKGDGKMTPIPKYDLTELSQRIVAAKGTYILDVDIDNLMRINEELGRGAGDVAIAETAARIERSVSPGTAFFRISADEFIVITEREDLASAEAIAQKILSHSDDPVTWNDTTFTFSASVGIAKIPTDIKESTPAVELVQEAMYQAKQTDRNTYKVI
- a CDS encoding carbohydrate kinase family protein, with protein sequence MGKLRVLAAGELNPDLILSQVQGLPEFGQERVAGVFEMHLGSSTAIFAAQLSRLGAEVSLVARIGGDTLGEFCRERLQEIGVDTSLLIEDRESGTGVTVSLSYPQDRMLITYLGCISRLQESDVTDEMLDGYDHMHISSYYLQTSLQRGITRLLQRAKERGLTISLDTGDDPAGKFEANILEVLPLVDYFLPNERELIAITKTSDYRRGLESLKDRVPTIAVKLGSKGAALQQGDEFIYVPGFTIEVADTTGAGDSFDAGFIFARLNGLSLREALVWGNACGALCAANIGGASGFDSAEAVREFIAKEAGKCT
- a CDS encoding FAD-dependent oxidoreductase, giving the protein MKWLEEAREIDIKAEYDVIVCGGGPAGVSAAVSAARQGARTLLLEVGGCLGGIWTQGMAGLVLDVEGKGGLLLEIKGKLAERGAVLPKPRTHPHNFLIAGEAMKLLLEELCLEADVDLLYHTRVVQAMIADGQLKGVIVENCEGRSAYAAKIMIDCTGHGDFAARAGCEWEAGHPVSGKLQPATMLAIVTGVPEDAGDVMQKPKFYEFMRELGLEISSKNNAASINQLPYPELYMFSVNHEFNVRFDSAESLTQATLRARKENGDAIDILRERAGWKDLRLAATPSFIGLREGRRIKGRYYLSVEDITEGRRFEDGVCTVRFGVDIHALDADSQLGCDNEGIKVKPYHIPYRSLVSAAFDNLGMAGRCISGDFYAHASYRVTGNAVPTGEAIGYAAAVAASSQKTLAEIDGSLVSSEMKARGYEV
- a CDS encoding class II fructose-bisphosphate aldolase → MPLVTVKELLTPQPQGWAIGAFNVHNLEDVQAVVWAAEALKAPVILQASQSALTHADPAYISGIVHAAAKLTDLPIALQLDHGRSYALALDCMRKGFTSVMIDGSALPYEENVALTRRVVEAARHYGVSVEGELGIVGGKEDDISVREDQAVLTDPEQARDFIERTGIDIFAPAIGTAHGLYKGTPRIDFDRLQAIRSQVDVPLVLHGGSDLPESVIKRVIALGVTKINVGTDLKYAITDGIKEFIKANPEEFEPRKVFGAARAKGQQLVTEKIKLFGSEGKAQIIAAS
- a CDS encoding sugar phosphate isomerase/epimerase, yielding MMSRKDWPVSLSSSLSGSMESILAEYQAAGIRYMELTSSSHRYFEEELDFFRRSKEIAALAREYGVTIRSIHIPFSEKDTYDNSSPDPRVRDNSVRYCAKLLGAAAEAGIKIAVIHPSNEPYREEEREIRITSAIDTLSRITAIADALGMTLAVENLPRTCICRTSDEMLRILEAIPNLRVCFDTNHSLIESNVEYIRAVGDKIVTLHVSDYDFIDERHLLPGEGLIDWEELISALEEVGYSGTFNYELADRETSTPEHVAANYKKLMGL
- a CDS encoding FAD-dependent oxidoreductase, producing MKWVEDAREIDVKAEYDVIVCGGGPAGVSAAVSAARQGARTLLLEVGGCLGGIWTQGMAGLVLDVEGKGGLLREIKGKLAERNAILPKPRTHPHNFLIAGEAMKLLLEELCLEADVDLLYHTRVVQAMIVDGQLKGAILENCEGRSAYAAKILLDCTGNGEFAARAGCEWESGHPVSGKLQPATMLGIVTGVPEDAAEVMKGRVFYEFLQELGFEPSSKDNAPSINQLPYPELYMFSVNHEFNVRFDSAQSITQATLRARRELCDAIEVLRERVGWKDLRLAATPSLIGLREGRRIRGRYYLSVEDIIAGRRFVDGVCTVRAGVDVHALDASATVGAGTEGIKTKPYHIPYRSLVSAAFDNLGMAGRCISGDFYAHSSYRMTGNAVPMGEAIGYAAAVAVRTQRTLAELDGCRVSEEMKARGYAI
- a CDS encoding alpha-L-arabinofuranosidase; amino-acid sequence: MIRIDPKPMYELSPYLFMQFMEPLGTTDSSVEAAWDFQRDQWKPEFIEVIKELSPSMIRWGGILTSFWKWREGIGPRDRRIPMINYLWGGLESNQVGLHEYMDFCEQVGAEPLLGVNFSADGRPEYINTVRGENRAGTPEEAAALVRYCNDPDDDLRKVNGKSEPWGIRFWQVGNETSYPKAGHRFTSEESAKEFVKYAKAMRQVDPEIKLIGWGCKEGNRDAWWAPELLDIAGDQVDYVAAHMMCQGPRREDTILTGMEYMKDRDRAWAELLEIYDILEPRLLELEAIIEEKGSDAKIAITEGHLSLKPHNTCFLLHEWLAGLYHAKVLNLYQRHGDMVKIATLADFFGNRWTVNAVMLGSPMQRMYLMPVGIICTFYRKHIGEYGVAVPSDLKGLDMAISRTDNRLYLHVINGDLHRANTVDISIEGHEVVGGCAYTIAPGIDAYVDSERRDTFAPEETRVNPGDLINWTFPGASVTVLELEIKPKE
- a CDS encoding SIS domain-containing protein produces the protein MYLIEGEIYNQYDALRCTYDYLRDQADAIRDFYASYAPRSITFIGCGSGYCLCRSGAVSASLRLGIPGYGMAAGDLLINFDQYRNMIEGTLLVAPSRSGGTSEVVMAVEKAKALGVKTLGIAAKEGSPLGEIADLCLEIPWAFDESVCQTRTVTNLYTANLMLLGIIAEDDGLLSEINSAITVGNEYMEKYTPLAKEIAAQDWTKAVVLADSELEGIADEAAIAVTEIAQLPGTYHHVLDVRHGPMVLVDDSTLVIMFCSPAEITQQRRLVADLRGRGAKVVTISAQEDNLWDANWSVTIPSYHNFAVNGIPFIFIPQAISYYKALERGVDPDRPSGLEPWIKLG
- a CDS encoding glycerophosphodiester phosphodiesterase family protein; this encodes MKGTLQELAQEKIIIVAHRGVFGGNIPCNNLAAYDIALKHGADMIEIDVTKSADDELFIFHPKMERAHLNGDVDIRTMTAAEIKKLRYVNIDDTPTDIGLNTLDEVFEHFKGRCFINVDKFWDCPELIIEKIKRHNIQDQILLKSSPKPEILDMVEDYAPDIPFMPIISEDQGIHEYLQRRNINYIGSELLFTTEDSEVASEEYIAMLHRDGKLAWSNAIVYDYKAVLAAGHSDDESLINDPANGWGWLADRNFDFIQTDWVLACVQYLKETGRLYRR